In a genomic window of Deinococcus metalli:
- a CDS encoding MBL fold metallo-hydrolase, translating to MYFERFYDPDLAQASYLLGCQRRGEALVIDPVRDVGIYTRAAAAQGLSVTHVTETHIHADYLSGSRQLAAATGAQLLLSAEGGPEWAYAFPHTGLRGGDVFRVGNLRVDVLHTPGHTPESVSFLLTDSARGEQPVMLFTGDFVFVGDVGRPDLLDEAAGGVDTRFAAARQLFASLRDVILTLPDFVQVWPGHGAGSACGKALGAVPSTTVGYERAVGWWAPLVTAGDDAAFTAHLLSGQPDAPLYYARIKAQNRAGPALLGGLSPLPELDTATVRARVAAGARVIDTRPRAEHHAGAPAGSVNLPDGPTVETWAGWLLDPARAYVLLAPAGRAEALRRRLWMVGIDAVVGFTASADGLDPAPATVIPPGELPEDALLLDVRTATEYAAGHLPGARHVHAGRLVGQLGTLPRGRDLLVYCQGGARSAAAASVLRAEGFRVSELDGGYDAWVRAGAAGPPA from the coding sequence ATGTACTTCGAACGCTTCTACGACCCGGACCTGGCCCAGGCGTCCTACCTGCTGGGCTGCCAGCGCCGCGGCGAGGCGCTGGTCATCGACCCGGTGCGGGACGTCGGCATCTACACGCGGGCGGCGGCGGCGCAGGGCCTGAGCGTCACGCACGTGACCGAGACGCACATTCACGCCGACTACCTCTCGGGCAGCCGCCAACTCGCCGCCGCCACTGGCGCGCAGCTCCTGCTCTCGGCCGAGGGCGGCCCTGAGTGGGCCTACGCCTTCCCACACACCGGCCTGCGCGGCGGCGACGTCTTCAGGGTCGGGAATCTGCGGGTGGACGTGCTCCACACCCCCGGCCACACGCCCGAGAGCGTGTCGTTCCTGCTGACCGATTCCGCCCGCGGCGAGCAGCCCGTGATGCTCTTCACCGGCGACTTCGTCTTCGTCGGTGACGTCGGCCGCCCGGACCTGCTCGACGAGGCGGCGGGCGGGGTGGACACGCGCTTCGCGGCCGCGCGCCAGCTGTTCGCGTCGCTGCGCGACGTCATCCTGACGCTGCCGGACTTTGTGCAGGTCTGGCCCGGCCACGGCGCCGGCAGCGCGTGTGGCAAGGCCCTGGGCGCGGTGCCCAGCACCACGGTCGGCTACGAGCGCGCCGTGGGGTGGTGGGCGCCCCTGGTGACGGCCGGCGACGACGCGGCCTTCACGGCGCACCTGCTGTCCGGGCAGCCGGACGCCCCGCTCTACTACGCCCGCATAAAGGCGCAGAACCGCGCCGGCCCCGCGCTGCTGGGTGGTCTGTCGCCCCTGCCCGAGCTGGACACGGCGACGGTGCGGGCGCGCGTCGCGGCCGGTGCCCGCGTGATCGACACCCGCCCGCGCGCCGAGCACCACGCCGGCGCGCCCGCCGGCAGCGTGAACCTCCCGGACGGTCCCACCGTGGAGACGTGGGCGGGCTGGCTGCTCGACCCGGCCCGCGCATACGTGCTGCTTGCCCCCGCCGGCCGGGCCGAGGCCCTGCGCCGCCGCCTGTGGATGGTCGGCATCGACGCCGTGGTGGGCTTCACGGCGAGCGCGGACGGTCTGGACCCTGCGCCGGCCACCGTGATCCCGCCGGGCGAGTTGCCCGAGGACGCGCTGCTGCTGGACGTCCGCACGGCCACCGAGTACGCGGCCGGGCACCTGCCGGGAGCGCGGCATGTGCACGCCGGCCGTCTGGTGGGACAGCTCGGGACCCTGCCGCGAGGCCGCGACCTCCTCGTGTACTGCCAGGGCGGAGCCCGCAGCGCCGCCGCCGCGAGCGTGCTGCGCGCCGAGGGCTTCCGGGTCAGCGAACTGGACGGCGGCTACGACGCGTGGGTGCGGGCAGGGGCAGCCGGTCCGCCCGCGTGA
- a CDS encoding DUF305 domain-containing protein — translation MNRALVLTLLLTGAALAGGGGAPMSGMDHSVQGMAQMSMAADMQAMGERMTAELQPLSGRAFDIRFAQLMADHHQMAVDMARVEVAGGTDPRVKAAAQTIITAQQREIAVMQGWLRAWTGQEYAPRGMGKLMEIMGSTDRWFLTGMIPHHRGAVEMARLAPTHTADAQVRALAADIVRTQTTEIARFTAWLAARP, via the coding sequence ATGAACCGGGCCCTGGTTCTGACCCTGCTGCTGACCGGCGCGGCCCTGGCGGGCGGGGGCGGCGCACCCATGTCCGGCATGGACCACTCGGTTCAGGGCATGGCGCAGATGTCGATGGCCGCCGATATGCAGGCCATGGGCGAGCGCATGACGGCCGAACTCCAGCCCCTGAGCGGCCGCGCCTTCGACATCCGTTTCGCGCAGCTCATGGCCGACCACCACCAGATGGCCGTGGACATGGCGCGCGTGGAGGTCGCGGGGGGCACCGATCCCCGCGTGAAGGCCGCCGCGCAGACCATCATCACGGCGCAGCAGCGCGAGATCGCCGTCATGCAGGGCTGGCTGCGGGCCTGGACCGGCCAGGAGTACGCGCCCCGGGGCATGGGCAAGCTGATGGAGATCATGGGCAGCACCGACCGCTGGTTCCTGACCGGCATGATTCCGCACCACCGCGGCGCCGTCGAGATGGCGCGGCTGGCGCCCACCCACACGGCCGACGCGCAGGTGCGCGCCCTGGCGGCCGACATCGTCCGGACGCAGACGACCGAGATCGCCCGCTTCACGGCGTGGCTCGCGGCCCGGCCGTGA
- the trxC gene encoding thioredoxin TrxC, producing the protein MSDVLTCAHCGAKNRVSAVPERQVPVCARCGENLPWLHNGTDESFAADIHAGVPVIVDFWAPWCGPCRVIGPVLEDIAREHAGRVRVVKVNVDENPRTPASFQVQGIPTMIVFKGGQPVDRIVGAVPRAEIVRRLAAVQAN; encoded by the coding sequence ATGAGCGACGTCCTGACCTGCGCCCACTGCGGCGCGAAGAACCGCGTGTCGGCCGTTCCGGAGCGCCAGGTGCCGGTGTGCGCCCGCTGCGGCGAGAACCTGCCGTGGCTGCACAACGGCACGGACGAATCCTTCGCCGCCGATATCCACGCGGGCGTGCCAGTCATCGTGGACTTCTGGGCGCCGTGGTGCGGGCCGTGCCGCGTGATCGGCCCGGTGCTGGAGGACATCGCCCGGGAGCACGCCGGCCGGGTGCGCGTGGTGAAGGTGAACGTGGACGAGAATCCGCGCACGCCTGCGTCATTTCAGGTGCAGGGCATTCCGACCATGATCGTGTTCAAGGGCGGGCAGCCCGTCGACCGCATCGTGGGGGCGGTGCCCAGGGCCGAGATCGTGCGGCGGCTCGCGGCAGTTCAGGCGAACTGA
- a CDS encoding metal-sensitive transcriptional regulator — MPEDARKRASRRLSIARGHLESIVRMLDAPDVYCVDVLRQIKAVQGALSGATEVVLRGHLEAHVATAHERGDTVEIVEELMEALKYA, encoded by the coding sequence ATGCCCGAGGACGCCCGCAAGCGCGCCAGTCGCCGCCTGAGCATCGCGCGCGGGCACCTGGAGAGCATCGTCCGCATGCTGGACGCCCCGGACGTGTACTGCGTGGACGTCCTGCGGCAGATCAAGGCCGTGCAGGGCGCCCTGAGCGGCGCGACCGAGGTGGTGCTGCGCGGGCATCTGGAGGCGCACGTCGCCACCGCCCACGAGCGCGGCGACACGGTGGAGATCGTCGAGGAACTCATGGAGGCGCTCAAGTATGCGTGA
- a CDS encoding metal-sensitive transcriptional regulator, with amino-acid sequence MTTPPSVPPLSETDDKVLKRLRRIEGQVRGLQRMIEEGRDCHDVLTQLSGVRSALDAAGEQILEQYASGCRAHPGETITPQDVVRAVKLLRG; translated from the coding sequence ATGACCACCCCACCCAGTGTGCCCCCCCTCAGCGAAACCGACGACAAGGTGCTCAAGCGGCTGCGCCGCATCGAGGGCCAGGTCCGCGGCCTCCAGCGCATGATCGAGGAGGGCCGCGACTGCCACGACGTGCTGACCCAGCTCTCCGGCGTGCGCAGCGCCCTGGACGCGGCCGGCGAACAGATCCTGGAGCAGTACGCCTCCGGCTGCCGCGCGCACCCCGGCGAGACGATCACGCCGCAGGACGTGGTGCGCGCCGTGAAACTCCTGCGCGGCTAG